Genomic segment of Streptomyces alboniger:
AGGTGCGTGAGGGAATCGACCCGGACCTCATCACCACCGACGCGACCGCGCTGGTCAAGCGCGGTGATATTGACGTCATCGTCGAGGTGATCGGCGGGATCGAGCCCGCCCGGACCCTCATCACCACCGCGTTCGAACACGGTGCCTCCGTCGTCTCCGCGAACAAGGCGCTCATCGCGCAGGACGGCGCCGCGCTGCACGAGGCCGCCGTCGAGTACGGACGGGACCTGTACTACGAGGCCGCCGTCGCCGGTGCCATCCCGCTGATCCGGCCGCTGCGCGAGTCCATGGCGGGCGACAAGGTCAACCGCGTCCTCGGCATCGTGAACGGCACCACCAACTTCATCCTCGACGCCATGGACACGACGGGGGCCGGGTACCAGGAGGCCCTGGACGAGGCCACCGCGCTCGGGTACGCCGAGGCCGACCCGACCGCCGACGTCGAGGGCTTCGACGCCGCCGCCAAGGCCGCGATCCTCGCCGGCATCGCCTTCCACACGCGCGTACGCCTCGACGACGTGTACCGCGAGGGCATGACCGAGGTGACGGCCGCCGACTTCGCGTCCGCGAAGCGGATGGGCTGCACCATCAAGCTCCTCGCCATCTGCGAGCGGGCCGCTGACGGTGAGTCGGTGACCGCGCGCGTGCATCCCGCGATGATTCCGCTCAGCCATCCGCTGGCCTCGGTCCGCGAGGCGTACAACGCCGTGTTCGTCGAGGCGGAGGCCGCGGGACAGCTCATGTTCTACGGGCCCGGCGCGGGCGGCTCGCCCACCGCGTCCGCCGTCCTCGGCGACCTCGTCGCCGTCTGCCGCAACAAACTCGCCGAGACCACCGGACCCGGCGACTCCGCGTACACCCAGCTGCCCGTGGGCTCCATGGGCGAGGTCGTCACGCGCTATCACATCAGCCTCGACGTGGCCGACAAGCCGGGCGTGCTCGCCCAGGTCGCGACGGTCTTCGCCGAGCACGGCGTATCGATCGATACGGTTCGCCAGACGGGCAAGGACGGCGAGGCCTCCCTCGTCGTCGTCACCCATCGCGCGCCCGACGCCGCCCTCACCGGCACCGTCGACGCGCTGCGCAGACTCGACACCGTGCGTGGTGTCGCCAGCATCATGCGGGTTGAAGGGGAGTAAGCAGCAATGAGCCACCAGTGGCGCGGAATCATCGAGGAGTACCGGGACCGTCTCCCGGTCTCGGACACCACGCCGGTCGTGACGCTTCGCGAGGGCGGCACGCCGCTCGTACCCGCGCAGGTCCTCTCGGAGCGCACGGGCTGCGAGGTCCACCTCAAGGTCGAGGGCGCGAACCCCACGGGGTCCTTCAAGGACCGCGGCATGACCATGGCGATCACCAAGGCCAAGGAGGAGGGCGCGAAGGCCGTCATCTGCGCCTCCACCGGCAACACGTCGGCGTCCGCCGCCGCCTACGCCGTCCGCGCGGGCATGGTCTGCGCGGTCCTCGTCCCGCAGGGCAAGATCGCGCTCGGCAAGATGGGCCAGGCGCTCGTCTACGGCTCGAAGATCCTCCAGGTCGACGGCAACTTCGACGACTGCCTGAACCTCGCGCGCGCCCTCTCCGAGAACTACCCGGTGGCGCTGGTCAACTCGGTCAACCCGTTCCGCATCGAGGGCCAGAAGACCGCCTCCTTCGAGATCGTCGACGCCCTCGGCGACGCCCCCGACATCCACGTCCTTCCCGTCGGCAACGCCGGCAACATCACCGCCTACTGGAAGGGCTACAAGGAGTACGCCGCCGACTCGGTGTCGACGAGTACCCCCCGGATGTGGGGCTTCCAGGCCTCCGGTTCGGCGCCCATCGTGCGCGGCGAGATCGTCAAGGACCCCTCGACGATCGCCACCGCGATTCGCATCGGCAACCCCGCCTCGTGGCAGTACGCGCTCGCCGCGCGCGACGAGTCGGGCGGCCTCATCGACGAGGTGACGGACCGTGAGATCCTGCGCGCCTACAAGCTGTTGGCGTCCCAGGAAGGCGTCTTCGTGGAGCCCGCGTCGGCCGCCTCGGTCGCCGGTCTGCTGAAGGCCGCCGAGCAGGGCAAGGTGGACCCCGGCCAGCGCATCGTCTGCACGGTCACGGGCAACGGCCTCAAGGACCCGGACTGGGCCGTCGCGGGCGCCCCGCAGCCGGTCACCGTGCCGGTCGACGCGGCGGCCGCGGCCGAACGCCTCGGCCTGGCGTAACCGCGGCGGAACCCGCGAGGGAGCGGCGAAACCCGCTCCTCAGCGGCAAACCCGCGCCTGTGCCCAGGGGGTGGCACAGGGGGCATACGACACGCATCGTGCGCCTCCTGTGCGCCCTATGTCGCCACAGAACCTTCCTTCGATAGGCTGTACCGAACCCGCCCGCCGCATATGCCGCGGTGCCGCCGTTGTTCGCGGCCTTCGGGTCTTCCGTACATGTGGCACGTACGAAAACTACGCAGCCTCACAAACACGCAGCTCAAGGAGAGTCATCGAGCGATGGCCGGTCCAGCGTTCCGCGCCGCCGCCGTCCGGGTGCGCGTCCCCGCCACCAGCGCCAACCTCGGTCCGGGCTTCGACGCCCTGGGCCTGTCGCTGGGTCTGTACGACGACGTGGTCGTCCGGGTGGCCGACTCCGGCCTGAACATCGACATCGCCGGAGAGGGCGGTGAAACCCTCCCGCGCGACGAGTCGCACCTGCTCGTACGCTCGCTGCGCACGGCCTTCGACCTGCTCGGCGGACAGCCGCGCGGCCTGGAGATCGTCTGCGCCAACCGCATCCCGCACGGCCGCGGCCTCGGCTCCTCGTCCGCCGCCATCTGCGCGGGCATCGTCGCCGCCCGCGCCGTGACGATAGGCGGCGAGGCCAAGCTCGATGACGCGGCTCTCCTCGAACTCGCCACCGAGATCGAGGGCCATCCGGACAACGTCGCCGCCTGTCTGCTCGGCGGTTTCACGCTCTCCTGGATGGACGGGGGAGCGGCGCGGGCGATCCGGATGGATCCCGCCGATTCCATCGTTCCAGTGGTCTTCGTCCCCGGAAAGCCCGTCCTCACCGAGACGGCGCGCGGCCTGCTGCCGCGCACCGTCCCGCACGTCGACGCCGCCGCCAACGCGGGCCGGGCGGCCCTGCTCGTCGAGGCCCTGACCAGGCGCCCCGAGCTGCTGCTCCCCGCCACCGAGGACCGCCTGCACCAGGAGTACCGCGCCCCGGCCATGCCGGAGAGCGCCGCCCTGGTGGAGCGGCTGCGCGCCGACGGCGTGCCCGCGGTGATCTCCGGCGCGGGCCCCACGGTCCTCGCGCTGGCCGAAGACAGTGCGGCCGACAAGGTCGCACGCCTGGCGGGAGAGGGCTGGGCGGCCAACCGCCTGGCACTCGACGCCAGGGGAGCGAGCGTGCTGCCGCTCGCGCCCTGACGCGGTGAACACAGGGATTTCGGGGTGTCCCGGTCCCGAGAGGGGGAATGTTTGTTGGATCCGGTAGTGTTAATCTCAAGTCTGCACCCGACCTCACCATGGCGAGGTGCTTTGTGTCCCCGTCCGGGACAACCATTCTTCCGGGAGCCTCCCAAACTGCTCTGTGCCCCGCACTGAGCGGTCCTGAGCACGCTCCGGAACCGGCGTGACCGAGCCGGGTGACACGCACTTCAGTGGCACCGCACCGGGAATCGCCATCACCAATGAATTCTTCCGCCTCGTTGGCGGACCACCGCCCCGGCACGGTCCATACGCATAGGACCTCCGGACAGCACAACCGGTCGCCGAGCCAGACAGGCCGACGTCCGCTCCAGGGAAGGACCCTTCGTGAGCGACACCACCGATCTGATGGGCGTGACTGCCGACACGCCCGCCACGGACGCCTCCGCGGCGCCTGCCACCGGTGCTTCGGCCGGGTCCCGGCGGCGCCGCGGCACCGGCCTTGAGGGCATGGTGCTGGCGGAACTGCAGCAGGTCGCCTCGGGCCTTGGGATCAAGGGAACCGGGCGCATGCGCAAGAGCCAGCTGATCGAGGTCATCAAGGAGGCGCAGGCAGGGGGCGGAGCCCCGGCGAAGAGCGCCGCGCCCTCCGGCGACACCGCCGAGACCAAGCCCAAGCGCCGGGCCACCTCGAAGGCCCGTACGGGCGAGGACGCCGCGGAGAGCGCCGGCAAGCCGAGCAAGGCCGTCAAGGCGGAGAGCGCCGAGGGCGGCAAGGCCGAGAAGGCCCCCGCCCAGCAGCAGATCGACATCCCCGGTCAGCCTGCCAGCGACGACCAGCCCGCCGGTGAGCGCCGCCGGCGCCGGGCCACCGCCGACGCGGGCAGCCCGGAGACCGTCACCGCCGAGGCGAAGGCCGAGCCCAAGGCCGAGGCCAAGGGCGACGCGTCCGGCGACAAGGGCGGCGACGGCTCCGGCGGCGACAACGCCGAGGGCCGCCGCGACCGCCGTGACCGCCAGGGCCGCGGCCGTGACCGTGACCGCCGCGGCAACAAGGGCGACGACCAGCAGGGCGGCGGCCGTCAGGACCGCCCCGACCGGCAGGACCGTCAGGACCGTCAGGACCGTCAGCAGCAGGGTGGCGGTGGCCGTCAGGACCGCCAGGACCGCCAGCGTGACAACGGTCCTCAGGATGACGACGATTTCGAGGGTGGCCGCCGCGGTCGCCGCGGCCGTTACCGCGACCGCCGTGGCCGTCGGGGCCGCGACGAGCAGGGCTTCGGCAACGAGCCGCAGGTCTCCGACGACGACGTCCTGATCCCCGTCGCGGGCATCCTGGACATCCTCGACAACTACGCGTTCATCCGTACGTCGGGCTACCTCCCCGGTCCCAACGACGTGTACGTCTCGCTGGCCCAGGTCCGCAAGAACGGCCTGCGCAAGGGTGACCACGTCACCGGCGCGGTCCGCCAGCCCAAGGACGGCGAGCGCCGCGAGAAGTTCAACGCGCTCGTCCGCCTCGACTCGGCCAACGGCATGGCGGCCGAATCCGGGCGCGGGCGACCGGAGTTCAGCAAGCTGACGCCCCTTTACCCGCAGGACCGGCTCCGTCTGGAGACCGACCCGGGCGTGCTCACCACCCGCATCATCGACCTCGTCGCGCCCATCGGTAAGGGACAGCGCGGTCTGATCGTGGCCCCGCCGAAGACCGGCAAGACCATGATCATGCAGGCGATCGCCAACGCGATCACGGTCAACAACCCCGAGTGCCACCTGATGGTCGTCCTGGTCGACGAGCGTCCGGAAGAGGTCACCGACATGCAGCGGTCGGTCAAGGGCGAGGTCATCTCCTCGACCTTCGACCGCCCGGCCGAGGACCACACCACGGTCGCCGAGCTGGCCATCGAGCGCGCCAAGCGTCTGGTGGAGCTGGGCCACGACGTCGTCGTGCTGCTCGACTCGATCACGCGTCTGGGCCGTGCCTACAACCTGGCGGCGCCGGCCTCCGGCCGCATCCTGTCCGGTGGTGTCGACTCGACGGCGCTGTACCCGCCCAAGCGCTTCTTCGGTGCCGCGCGCAACATCGAGGACGGCGGCTCGCTGACCATCCTCGCGACCGCGCTCGTCGACACCGGCTCCCGCATGGACGAGGTGATCTTCGAGGAGTTCAAGGGCACCGGCAACGCCGAGCTGAAGCTCGACCGCAAGCTCGCCGACAAGCGCATCTTCCCGGCGGTGGACGTGGACGCGTCCGGTACCCGTAAGGAAGAGATCCTGCTCGGCAGCGACGAGCTGGCCATCACCTGGAAGCTGCGCCGCGTGCTGCACGCGCTCGACCAGCAGCAGGCGATCGAGCTGCTCCTGGACAAGATGAAGCAGACGAAGTCGAACGCCGAGTTCCTGCTCCAGATCCAGAAGACGACCCCGACCCCGGGCAACGGCAACGACTGACCTGGTGCGGGCGCCTGGAACAAGGTGACCGGAAAGGGCCGGTCCCGTCATTCGACGGGGCCGGCCCCTTCTGTTTGCCGAGACCTTGGCCACACGGCTAAGAGATTCTCACGGTCGCCGAGGGTAGCGCCGTTCAGTACGAAAGCGCTGGTGAAGGGCCCGAAAGGGGGCGGCAGGGGGCACGCTGGGTAGCGATCGGAACCCGGGGCGCGCCCAGGGCCCCGTGCAACCCTTCTTCCGGATTTCCCGTCTGACAAGTGACGGAAAGCCACGCTTGACCCTGAAAACAGGGGGTATCCGACCGACGAGGACTGAGGGGCGCATGACCGACGAGAGCAGAGCCGCCGCCGCGCGCAAGCGGGGGAAGCGCGGCCGCCGCCGCAAGCCGCGCGACAAGCGCAAGAAGGTGCTCGTCCTCTCGGCATGGGCCGCTGCCTCGGTGGTCGTCCTCGGCGGCACAGGCCTCGGCGTCGTCTACTTCAAGCTCAACGGCAACATCAAGGGCGTGGACATCAACGCCGCCCTCGGTACGGACCGGCCCGAGGACATCGACAACGGCTCCCAGGACATCCTCGTCCTCGGCTCCGACTCCCGCTCCGGGAAGAACGCCAAGTACGGCAAGGACGAGGGCGCAGCCCGCTCCGACACGGCGATGATCGTGCACGTCTACAAGGGCCACAAGAAGGCCAGCGTCGTCTCCATACCCCGCGACACCCTGATATCCCGGCCCGACTGCAAGACGGAGGACGGCACGACCGACCCCGGCGGGCAGCGGCAGATGTTCAACACGGCGTACGAGGTCGGCGGCCCCGCCTGCGCCGTCAAGACCGTCGAGAAGATGTCCGGCATCAGGATGGACCACTACGTCGAGGTGGACTTCACGGGCTTCAAGAAGCTCATCGACACCCTCGGCGGCGTCGACATCACCACCAAGAAGGACATCCGCGACAAGGACAGCCACCTCGACCTGGACGCCGGCACCCACACCCTGAACGGTGAGCAGGCGCTCGGCCTGGTCCGCACCCGCCACGGCGTCGGCGACGGCAGCGACCTCGGCCGCATCCAGCTCCAGCAGGCCTTCATCAAGGCCCTGCTCGACCAGGTCAAGGAGGTCGGGCTCTTCGACAACTGGAAGAAGCTCTACGACCTGGCGAACGACGCGACCAGCGCCATCACCACGGACTCCGACCTGAACGACGTCAAGAGCCTCGCGAGCTTCGCGAACGGCCTCAAGGGCATCGGCGCCGGCGACATGAAGATGGTCACGATGCCCATCCAGTACGACCCCGCCGACCCCAACCGCGTCCTGCCCCTCGAAGAGGCCGACCAGGAGGTCTGGGACGCGCTGCGGGCCGACAAGCCCATCCCCAAGTCCGCCACCGAGAAGTCCGCGGGCGACAAGGGCGCCGTCGGCTCCGTGGTGAGCAGCGAGTAGTCCCTCCGCAAGGCGCCCCGCAAGGTCCCCGCAAGGTCCCCGCCAGGCCCCCCGAAGGCCCCTGGAATAGATCCCGGCCTCCCCCCGTTTTGGGAGATACGGCCGGTCCTGGCAGACTGGTACGTCGGCCCCGGTTCACGTACGAGCAATCCGCGCGTACGACCCGGCGCCCTCCCGAAACTAGGAGACACCTTGAAGCGCGACATCCACCCCGAGTACGTCGAGACCCAGGTCAGCTGCACCTGTGGCGCCGAGTTCACCACCCGCAGCACGATCTCCAGCGGCACCGTCCGCGCCGAGGTCTGCTCCGAGTGCCACCCGTTCTACACGGGCAAGCAGAAGATCCTCGACACCGGTGGCCGCGTGGCCCGCTTCGAGGCCCGCTTCGGCAAGGCCGCGGCTGCCAAGAAGTAGCGAGCCACTGCGCCGGTCATCGGCCGCCCTCGGGAGGGGGTGGCCGGGACCGGCGCTTTTGCCGTCCCGCAGCCAATTCGCGTAGAACCTCGCGCGGAGAACCTTCGCGCAGAAAACCAGGAGCCCCCGATGTTCGAGGCGGTCGAGGAACTGATCGGTGAACACGCCGATCTCGAGAAGAAGCTCGCCGACCCGTCGGTCCACGCCGACCAGGCCAACGCGCGCAAGCTCAACAAGCGCTACGCCGAGCTGACCCCGATCGTCGCGACTTACCGCTCCTGGAAGCAGACCGGGGACGACATCGAGACCGCCCGCGAGCTGGGAGCCGACGACCCCGAGTTCGCCGCCGAGGTCAAGGACCTGGAGCGCCGCCGCGAGGAGATCACCGAGAAGCTGCGGCTGCTGCTCGTGCCCCGGGACCCGTCCGACGACAAGGACGTCATCCTGGAGATCAAGGCGGGCGCGGGCGGCGACGAGTCAGCCCTGTTCGCCGGCGACCTGCTGCGCATGTACCTGCGGTACGCCGAGCGCGTCGGCTGGAAGACCGAGATCATCGACTCCACCGAGTCCGAGCTGGGCGGCTACAAGGACGTCCAGGTCGCCGTGAAGACCAAGGGCGGCCAGGGCGCCACCGAGCCCGGCCAGGGCGTCTGGGCCCGGCTCAAGTACGAGGGCGGCGTGCACCGCGTGCAGCGCGTGCCCTCCACCGAGTCGCAGGGCCGCATCCACACCTCCGCCGCCGGCGTCCTGGTGACGCCCGAGGCCGAGGAGATCGACGTCGAGATCCACGCGAACGACCTCAGGATCGACGTCTACCGCTCCTCGGGCCCCGGCGGCCAGTCCGTCAACACCACCGACTCCGCGGTGCGCATCACCCACCTGCCCACCGGCGTCGTCGCCTCCTGCCAGAACGAGAAGAGCCAGCTCCAGAACAAGGAGCAGGCCATGCGCATCCTGCGCTCCAGGCTGCTCGCGGCGGCCCAGGAGGAAGCGGAGAGCAAGGCCGCGGACGCCCGCCGCAGCCAGGTCCGCACCGTCGACCGCTCCGAGAAGATCCGGACGTACAACTTCCCCGAAAACCGGATCTCGGACCACCGCGTCGGCTTCAAGGCGTACAACTTGGACCAGGTGCTCGACGGCGAACTCGACGCGGTCATCCAGGCCTGCGTCGACGCGGACTCCGCGGCCAAGCTCGCGGCAGCCTGACGCCCCCAATCCCTCGTACGACGCCCCCGGAGGACCAGCGTGAACCTGCTGCTCGCGGAAGTGGCCCAGGCCACCCAGCGGCTGGCCGACGCCGGCGTGCCCTCGCCGCGCAACGACGCGGAGGAGCTGGCCGCCTTCGTGCACGGCGTGAAGCGGGGCGAGCTGCACTCCGTCAAGGACGCCGACTTCGACGCCCGCTACTGGGAGACGATCGCGCGCCGTGAGGCCCGCGAGCCGCTCCAGCACATCACCGGGCGCGCCTACTTCCGCTACCTGGAGCTCCAGGTCGGACCCGGCGTCTTCGTGCCGCGCCCCGAGACCGAGTCGGTGGTCGGCTGGGCCATAGACGCGGTGCGCGCGATGGACGTCGTCGAGCCGCTCATCGTCGACCTGTGCACCGGTTCCGGCGCCATCGCGCTCGCCCTGGCCCAGGAGGTGCCGCGCTCGCGCGTGCACGCCGTGGAGCTGTCCGAGGACGCCCTGAAGTGGACGCGCAAGAACGTCGAGGGATCCAGGGTCAAGCTCGTCCAGGGCGACGCCCTCGACGCGTTCCCCGAGCTGGACGGCCAGGTCGACCTGGTGGTCTCCAACCCGCCGTACATCCCGCTCACCGAATGGGAGTACGTCGCCCCGGAGGCCCGTGACTACGACCCCCAGCTCGCCCTGTTCTCCGGTGAGGACGGACTCGAACTGATCCGCGGCATCGAGCGCACCGCCCACCGGCTCCTGCGCCCGGGGGGCGTCGTCGTCATCGAACACGCCGACACCCAGGGCGGCCAGGTCCCCTGGATCTTCACCGAGGAACGGGGCTGGGCCGACGCGGCCGACCACCCCGACCTCAACAACAGGCCGCGCTTCGCGACCGCCCGCAAGGCGATGCCGTGACAATCATGACTTCAAGGCAGCAGTACGTGTACGAGGAGGCCCGCTAATGGCACGGCGATACGACACCAACGACGCGACCGACCGCTCGACCGGTCTGCGCGAGGCCGCGTCCGCCGTCCGCCGCGGCGAGCTGGTCGTGCTGCCCACCGACACCGTGTACGGCATCGGTGCCGACGCCTTCAGCCCGGAGGCGTGCGCCGACCTGCTCGACGCCAAGGGCCGCGGCCGCAACATGCCGACCCCCGTCCTCATCGGCTCCCCGAACACCCTGCACGGCCTGGTCACCGACTTCTCCGAGATGGCCTGGGAGCTGGTCGACGCCTTCTGGCCCGGCGCCCTGACCCTGGTCGCCAAGCAGCAGCCGTCCCTCCAGTGGGACCTCGGCGACACCCGCGGCACGGTCGCCATCCGCATGCCGCTGCACCCCGTCGCCATCGAACTGCTCACCGAGGTCGGCCCGATGGCCGTCTCCTCCGCCAACCTCACCGGGCACCCCGCCCCAGAGGACTGCGACGCCGCGCAGGACATGCTGGGCGACTCCGTCTCCGTGTACCTGGACGGCGGCCCGACCCCCGGTATCGTCCCCTCGTCCATCGTCGACGTCACGGGCAGGGTGCCGGTGCTGCTCCGCGCGGGCGCCCTGGACGCGGACGAGCTGCGCAAGGTGGTACCCGACCTCGAGGTGGCGAATTGACAGCCCCTGAGACGGGGCGTGGCATAGCGGGCTTCCCGGGCTCTGCGGGCACCTTCCGCATCCTCCACGTCAGCACCGGCAACGTGTGCCGCTCGCCGATCACCGAGCGGCTGACCCGGCACGCCCTGGCCGACCGCCTCGGCGACCCCCTCACCGGCGGCCTGATCGTGGAGAGCGCGGGCACCTGGGGCCACGAGGGCGCCCCCATGGAGACCAACGCCGAGACGGTCCTCGCGGACTTCGGGGCGGACCCCACCGGTTTCATGGGGCGCGAGCTGCTCGACGACCACGTCATCCGCGCCGACCTGGTCCTGACCGCCACCCGCGACCACCGGGCGCAGGTCATCTCCATGGGCCACTCGGCGGGCCTGCGCACCTTCACGCTCAAGGAGTTCACCCGGCTGGTGCGCGCCATAGACCCGACGACCCTGCCGGAGCCGGACGGCAACGGCGTGGTGGAGCGCGCCCGCGCCCTGGTGCGGGCCGCCGCCGCCCTGCGCGGCTGGCTGCTCGCGCCCAACGTGGAGGCCGACGAGGTGTACGACCCCTACGGTGCGCCCCTGCCGTTCTTCCGGTCCGTGGGCGACGAGATCAACCAGGCCCTCGACCCCGTCGTGACGGCGCTGACCGGGGTGCCCGCACACACGTAGCCGGATCGGCGTGCCCGCCCCCGGGCAGCGGCCTACATTGGATCTGAGGTCATCCCCGCCAGGCCCCGGAGCCCACGATGCCGCTCAGTACGGTCAGCACCGCACCCACCGCCCACGAGGCGTCGTACACCGATCTCGACGCGCTGCGCCGACAGGACCCCGAGCTGGCCGACGTCCTCATCGCCGAGGCCGCCCGGCAGGCCGAGGGGCTCCAGCTGGTGGCCGCCGAGAACTTCACCTCGCCCGCCGTCCTGACCGCCCTCGGCTCCCCGCTCGCCAACAAGTACGCCGAGGGCTACCCCGGCGCCCGCCACCACGGCGGCTGCGAGCTGGTCGACATCGCCGAGCGGATCGCCGTCGACCGCGCCAAGGCCCTCTTCGGCGCCGAACACGCCAACGTACAGGCGCACTCCGGGTCCTCCGCCGTCCTCGCCGCGTACGCCGCGCTGCTGCGGCCCGGCGACACCGTCCTCGCGATGGGCCTGCCGTACGGCGGCCACCTCACGCACGGCTCGCCCGCGAACTTCTCCGGGCGGTGGTTCGACTTCGTCGGCTACGGCGTCGACGCCGAGAGCGGGCTGATCGACTACGACCAGGTGCACACCCTCGCCCGCAGCCACCGCCCCAAGGCGATCGTCTGCGGCTCGATCTCCTATCCGCGGCACATCGACTACGCGGCCTTCCGCGAGATCGCCGACGACGTGGGCGCCTATCTCATCGCCGACGCGGCGCACCCCATGGGCCTGGTCGCCGGGGGAGCGGCGCCGAACCCCGTGCCGCACGCCGACGTCGTCTGCGCCACCACCCACAAGGTCCTGCGCGGCCCCAGGGGCGGCCTCCTGCTGTGCGGGGCGGACCTGGCGGAACGGATCGACCGGGCGGTCTTCCCGTTCACGCAGGGCGGCGCCCAGATGCACACGATCGCCGCCAAGGCCGTCGCGTTCGGCGAGGCGGCGGCACCCG
This window contains:
- a CDS encoding homoserine dehydrogenase — encoded protein: MMRTRPLKVALLGCGVVGSEVARIMTTHADDLTARIGAPVELAGVAVRRPSKVREGIDPDLITTDATALVKRGDIDVIVEVIGGIEPARTLITTAFEHGASVVSANKALIAQDGAALHEAAVEYGRDLYYEAAVAGAIPLIRPLRESMAGDKVNRVLGIVNGTTNFILDAMDTTGAGYQEALDEATALGYAEADPTADVEGFDAAAKAAILAGIAFHTRVRLDDVYREGMTEVTAADFASAKRMGCTIKLLAICERAADGESVTARVHPAMIPLSHPLASVREAYNAVFVEAEAAGQLMFYGPGAGGSPTASAVLGDLVAVCRNKLAETTGPGDSAYTQLPVGSMGEVVTRYHISLDVADKPGVLAQVATVFAEHGVSIDTVRQTGKDGEASLVVVTHRAPDAALTGTVDALRRLDTVRGVASIMRVEGE
- the thrC gene encoding threonine synthase, which encodes MSHQWRGIIEEYRDRLPVSDTTPVVTLREGGTPLVPAQVLSERTGCEVHLKVEGANPTGSFKDRGMTMAITKAKEEGAKAVICASTGNTSASAAAYAVRAGMVCAVLVPQGKIALGKMGQALVYGSKILQVDGNFDDCLNLARALSENYPVALVNSVNPFRIEGQKTASFEIVDALGDAPDIHVLPVGNAGNITAYWKGYKEYAADSVSTSTPRMWGFQASGSAPIVRGEIVKDPSTIATAIRIGNPASWQYALAARDESGGLIDEVTDREILRAYKLLASQEGVFVEPASAASVAGLLKAAEQGKVDPGQRIVCTVTGNGLKDPDWAVAGAPQPVTVPVDAAAAAERLGLA
- the thrB gene encoding homoserine kinase, producing the protein MAGPAFRAAAVRVRVPATSANLGPGFDALGLSLGLYDDVVVRVADSGLNIDIAGEGGETLPRDESHLLVRSLRTAFDLLGGQPRGLEIVCANRIPHGRGLGSSSAAICAGIVAARAVTIGGEAKLDDAALLELATEIEGHPDNVAACLLGGFTLSWMDGGAARAIRMDPADSIVPVVFVPGKPVLTETARGLLPRTVPHVDAAANAGRAALLVEALTRRPELLLPATEDRLHQEYRAPAMPESAALVERLRADGVPAVISGAGPTVLALAEDSAADKVARLAGEGWAANRLALDARGASVLPLAP
- the rho gene encoding transcription termination factor Rho: MSDTTDLMGVTADTPATDASAAPATGASAGSRRRRGTGLEGMVLAELQQVASGLGIKGTGRMRKSQLIEVIKEAQAGGGAPAKSAAPSGDTAETKPKRRATSKARTGEDAAESAGKPSKAVKAESAEGGKAEKAPAQQQIDIPGQPASDDQPAGERRRRRATADAGSPETVTAEAKAEPKAEAKGDASGDKGGDGSGGDNAEGRRDRRDRQGRGRDRDRRGNKGDDQQGGGRQDRPDRQDRQDRQDRQQQGGGGRQDRQDRQRDNGPQDDDDFEGGRRGRRGRYRDRRGRRGRDEQGFGNEPQVSDDDVLIPVAGILDILDNYAFIRTSGYLPGPNDVYVSLAQVRKNGLRKGDHVTGAVRQPKDGERREKFNALVRLDSANGMAAESGRGRPEFSKLTPLYPQDRLRLETDPGVLTTRIIDLVAPIGKGQRGLIVAPPKTGKTMIMQAIANAITVNNPECHLMVVLVDERPEEVTDMQRSVKGEVISSTFDRPAEDHTTVAELAIERAKRLVELGHDVVVLLDSITRLGRAYNLAAPASGRILSGGVDSTALYPPKRFFGAARNIEDGGSLTILATALVDTGSRMDEVIFEEFKGTGNAELKLDRKLADKRIFPAVDVDASGTRKEEILLGSDELAITWKLRRVLHALDQQQAIELLLDKMKQTKSNAEFLLQIQKTTPTPGNGND
- a CDS encoding LCP family protein, giving the protein MTDESRAAAARKRGKRGRRRKPRDKRKKVLVLSAWAAASVVVLGGTGLGVVYFKLNGNIKGVDINAALGTDRPEDIDNGSQDILVLGSDSRSGKNAKYGKDEGAARSDTAMIVHVYKGHKKASVVSIPRDTLISRPDCKTEDGTTDPGGQRQMFNTAYEVGGPACAVKTVEKMSGIRMDHYVEVDFTGFKKLIDTLGGVDITTKKDIRDKDSHLDLDAGTHTLNGEQALGLVRTRHGVGDGSDLGRIQLQQAFIKALLDQVKEVGLFDNWKKLYDLANDATSAITTDSDLNDVKSLASFANGLKGIGAGDMKMVTMPIQYDPADPNRVLPLEEADQEVWDALRADKPIPKSATEKSAGDKGAVGSVVSSE
- the rpmE gene encoding 50S ribosomal protein L31, with amino-acid sequence MKRDIHPEYVETQVSCTCGAEFTTRSTISSGTVRAEVCSECHPFYTGKQKILDTGGRVARFEARFGKAAAAKK
- the prfA gene encoding peptide chain release factor 1, which codes for MFEAVEELIGEHADLEKKLADPSVHADQANARKLNKRYAELTPIVATYRSWKQTGDDIETARELGADDPEFAAEVKDLERRREEITEKLRLLLVPRDPSDDKDVILEIKAGAGGDESALFAGDLLRMYLRYAERVGWKTEIIDSTESELGGYKDVQVAVKTKGGQGATEPGQGVWARLKYEGGVHRVQRVPSTESQGRIHTSAAGVLVTPEAEEIDVEIHANDLRIDVYRSSGPGGQSVNTTDSAVRITHLPTGVVASCQNEKSQLQNKEQAMRILRSRLLAAAQEEAESKAADARRSQVRTVDRSEKIRTYNFPENRISDHRVGFKAYNLDQVLDGELDAVIQACVDADSAAKLAAA
- the prmC gene encoding peptide chain release factor N(5)-glutamine methyltransferase, translated to MNLLLAEVAQATQRLADAGVPSPRNDAEELAAFVHGVKRGELHSVKDADFDARYWETIARREAREPLQHITGRAYFRYLELQVGPGVFVPRPETESVVGWAIDAVRAMDVVEPLIVDLCTGSGAIALALAQEVPRSRVHAVELSEDALKWTRKNVEGSRVKLVQGDALDAFPELDGQVDLVVSNPPYIPLTEWEYVAPEARDYDPQLALFSGEDGLELIRGIERTAHRLLRPGGVVVIEHADTQGGQVPWIFTEERGWADAADHPDLNNRPRFATARKAMP
- a CDS encoding L-threonylcarbamoyladenylate synthase, which translates into the protein MARRYDTNDATDRSTGLREAASAVRRGELVVLPTDTVYGIGADAFSPEACADLLDAKGRGRNMPTPVLIGSPNTLHGLVTDFSEMAWELVDAFWPGALTLVAKQQPSLQWDLGDTRGTVAIRMPLHPVAIELLTEVGPMAVSSANLTGHPAPEDCDAAQDMLGDSVSVYLDGGPTPGIVPSSIVDVTGRVPVLLRAGALDADELRKVVPDLEVAN
- a CDS encoding protein-tyrosine-phosphatase; amino-acid sequence: MTAPETGRGIAGFPGSAGTFRILHVSTGNVCRSPITERLTRHALADRLGDPLTGGLIVESAGTWGHEGAPMETNAETVLADFGADPTGFMGRELLDDHVIRADLVLTATRDHRAQVISMGHSAGLRTFTLKEFTRLVRAIDPTTLPEPDGNGVVERARALVRAAAALRGWLLAPNVEADEVYDPYGAPLPFFRSVGDEINQALDPVVTALTGVPAHT